In the Haloferula helveola genome, one interval contains:
- a CDS encoding TonB-dependent receptor, producing MPNTRPTLFHAVSFAASLGTTWVGAQDVLGDLEPTIVTASRVEDSVMEVPYTFDLIDSGFLYETKRRSLPEALQFTPGILVQKTAYGHGSPFIRGFTGRQNLLLVDGVRFNNSLTRGGPVQYWNTVDPYSLDRIEVIKSQGSVLYGSDAVGGTVNAITRSTGFRDTPDGEFFSHGSAYYEYRSNGEGSHIGRIESSTGVGGRFGIMLGVTGKEFGDIEDSAVGRMRNTGYPEQDIDLKIEAAIGPDTTMTFLHQRVNQDDIYRWHSTIYNPGWQHSGHVAAPGSFLARVYDQERTLTYLRFEGEPSDVGWLNRWSATVSYHQGRDMEAQYRSMTDKRYQVADIDTLGFDLTLESPLGPGELIYGLDYYHDTVDSAGYRDRGVGLLYDPSFRPVADDSEYDLFGAFAQYSFRPVECLEITAGGRYTYARAELGRSWNPTLGRDLYGQSRSWDNFSGSLRALWTINDCWNVYGGISQAFRAPNLNDLSGVTTSRFNTNATGSIDVDSEEFITYELGTRFHNGTFGFGAAVFYTDASDLITSVPVAAGSNTTVPTNAADAYVYGVELEADWRFAADWLLSGYFTWQDGRTDTQSYLGGPTIHDLASRTAPISGGLALRWTHPNERLWVEGRMIAAAEQDNLSRGDRGDTQRIPVGGTPGYIAYMLHAGWQATDWLELTGGVENISDEDYRNHGSGQNEPGLNGIFAAKVTW from the coding sequence ATGCCGAACACGCGCCCCACACTTTTCCATGCTGTTTCGTTTGCTGCGTCCCTCGGCACGACCTGGGTAGGAGCCCAGGATGTGCTGGGGGATCTGGAGCCCACCATCGTCACCGCGAGCCGGGTCGAGGACAGCGTGATGGAAGTGCCCTACACATTCGATCTCATCGACTCGGGCTTCCTCTACGAAACCAAGCGCCGGAGCCTGCCCGAGGCGCTGCAGTTCACTCCGGGCATTCTCGTCCAAAAGACCGCCTACGGTCACGGCTCGCCCTTCATCCGGGGCTTCACCGGCCGCCAGAACCTGCTGCTGGTCGATGGGGTGCGTTTCAACAACTCGCTGACCCGGGGTGGTCCGGTTCAGTACTGGAACACGGTGGATCCTTACTCGCTCGACCGGATCGAGGTGATCAAGAGCCAGGGGTCGGTCCTCTACGGCAGCGATGCGGTCGGCGGCACGGTGAACGCGATCACCCGCTCGACCGGTTTTCGCGATACGCCGGACGGCGAGTTCTTCAGCCACGGATCGGCTTACTACGAGTATCGTAGCAATGGCGAGGGTTCGCACATCGGGCGGATCGAGTCGTCGACCGGTGTCGGCGGGCGTTTCGGGATCATGCTCGGAGTCACCGGCAAGGAGTTCGGCGATATCGAGGACTCGGCGGTGGGTCGGATGCGCAACACCGGATACCCGGAGCAGGACATCGACCTGAAGATCGAGGCGGCGATCGGTCCGGACACCACCATGACGTTCCTCCACCAGCGGGTGAACCAGGACGATATCTACCGCTGGCACTCGACGATCTACAACCCGGGTTGGCAGCACTCGGGTCACGTGGCGGCGCCGGGCAGCTTTTTGGCGCGTGTCTACGATCAGGAGCGCACGCTGACCTATCTCCGCTTCGAGGGTGAGCCGTCCGATGTCGGCTGGCTGAACCGCTGGAGCGCCACGGTTTCCTATCACCAAGGGCGTGACATGGAGGCGCAGTACCGGTCGATGACCGACAAACGCTACCAGGTGGCCGATATCGACACGCTCGGATTCGATCTGACGCTCGAGTCGCCGCTCGGCCCCGGCGAGCTGATCTACGGTCTCGATTACTACCACGATACGGTGGATTCCGCGGGGTATCGCGACCGGGGTGTGGGCTTGCTCTACGATCCGTCTTTCCGGCCGGTTGCCGACGACTCGGAGTATGACCTGTTCGGGGCCTTCGCTCAGTATTCCTTCCGTCCGGTCGAGTGTCTCGAGATCACCGCCGGCGGGCGCTACACCTACGCCCGTGCGGAACTGGGCCGGTCGTGGAACCCGACGTTGGGTCGCGATCTCTACGGTCAGTCCCGTAGTTGGGACAACTTCTCGGGGTCGCTGCGCGCGCTGTGGACGATCAATGATTGCTGGAACGTGTATGGCGGGATCTCCCAAGCGTTCCGGGCGCCGAATCTCAACGACCTGTCTGGGGTGACCACCTCCCGCTTCAATACAAACGCGACCGGATCGATCGACGTCGACTCCGAGGAATTCATCACCTACGAGCTCGGCACCCGCTTCCACAACGGCACCTTCGGCTTCGGTGCCGCGGTGTTCTACACCGATGCGTCGGACCTGATCACTTCGGTGCCGGTGGCGGCGGGGTCGAACACGACGGTTCCGACGAATGCCGCCGATGCCTACGTCTACGGGGTCGAACTCGAGGCCGACTGGCGATTCGCGGCCGACTGGCTGCTGTCCGGTTACTTCACGTGGCAGGACGGCCGGACCGATACGCAGTCGTATCTCGGCGGCCCAACGATTCACGATCTCGCTTCCCGCACGGCTCCGATCAGCGGAGGTCTGGCGCTTCGCTGGACCCACCCCAACGAACGCCTGTGGGTCGAGGGTCGGATGATTGCGGCTGCCGAGCAGGACAATCTCTCACGTGGGGACCGCGGCGACACCCAGCGGATCCCGGTGGGTGGCACGCCCGGCTACATCGCCTACATGCTCCACGCCGGATGGCAGGCGACCGACTGGCTGGAGCTGACCGGCGGCGTCGAGAACATCAGCGACGAGGACTATCGCAATCACGGGTCCGGGCAAAACGAGCCGGGCCTGAATGGAATTTTCGCTGCGAAGGTAACCTGGTAG
- a CDS encoding Fur family transcriptional regulator translates to MVTDPSALLKEHGLAVTAQRLAVLKALGGSPHITADTIAERVRAEIGTISRQAVYNVLGALSEKGLIRRIQPAGQPALYEDRVGDNHHHLVCRRCAKTVDIDCAVGDTPCLTAAHDHGFVIDEAEVLYWGICPDCRDS, encoded by the coding sequence GTGGTGACCGATCCCTCCGCACTGCTCAAGGAACATGGCCTCGCCGTCACGGCGCAGCGTCTGGCGGTGCTGAAGGCGCTGGGGGGAAGTCCCCACATCACGGCGGACACGATCGCGGAGCGCGTCCGGGCCGAGATCGGCACCATTTCCCGGCAGGCGGTCTACAACGTCCTCGGCGCGCTCTCGGAGAAGGGGCTGATCCGGCGCATCCAGCCCGCCGGGCAACCCGCGCTCTACGAGGACCGGGTGGGGGACAATCACCACCACCTCGTTTGCCGTCGTTGTGCCAAGACGGTCGATATCGACTGCGCGGTCGGCGATACCCCCTGTCTCACGGCTGCCCACGATCATGGCTTCGTCATCGACGAGGCCGAGGTCCTTTACTGGGGCATCTGCCCCGATTGCCGCGACTCCTGA
- the katG gene encoding catalase/peroxidase HPI — protein MSESKCPFGHSAATSGGGTTNEDWWPNRLKVELLTQHSTKSDPMGGAFDYAEEFKSLDYDGLKKDLADLMTDSQDWWPADFGHYGPLFIRMAWHSAGTYRTGDGRGGGGRGQQRFAPLNSWPDNVSLDKARRLLWPIKQKYGRKISWADLMILAGNVALETMGFKTFGFAGGRADTWEPDQDVYWGRETTWLGGDERYATGSEGATGEGVVVSDDDADGDVHSRNLENPLAAVQMGLIYVNPEGPDGNPDPMKSAFDIRDTFGRMAMNDEETVALIAGGHTFGKTHGAGPADNVGPDAEAAPIEEQGFGWKSSYGSGKGGDTITSGLEVTWTQTPTKWSNLYFENLFKYEWELTKSPAGAHQWVAKDAEETVPDAHDSAKKHRPTMLTSDIALRTDPEYEKISRRFLENPDEFADAFARAWFKLTHRDMGPKSRYIGPEVPSEDLIWQDPIPAVEHPLVDDSDVAALKGKILDSGLSVSQLVSTAWASASTFRGSDKRGGANGARIRLAPQKDWEVNQPSQLAHVLEVLEAIQSEFNGAQSDGKKVSIADLIVLAGCAGVEKAAKDAGHDVTVPFTPGRTDASQEQTDVESFEVLEPYADGFRNYLKAAYTVPAEALLIDKAQLLTLTPTELTVLIGGMRVLGTNFGGEKYGVLTERPGSLTNDFFVNLLDMATEWKSVSPCGNAFAGVDRKSGQPKWSATRVDLIFGSNSILRAQAEVYACSDSESKFVEDFVAAWDKVMNLDRFELKG, from the coding sequence ATGTCAGAATCCAAATGCCCCTTCGGCCACTCGGCCGCCACTTCCGGCGGAGGAACCACCAACGAGGACTGGTGGCCCAACCGCCTGAAAGTCGAACTCCTGACCCAGCACTCGACGAAGTCCGACCCGATGGGTGGGGCCTTTGATTACGCCGAGGAGTTCAAGTCGCTCGACTACGATGGCCTGAAGAAGGACCTCGCCGATCTCATGACCGACTCGCAGGACTGGTGGCCGGCCGACTTCGGTCACTACGGCCCGCTTTTCATCCGCATGGCGTGGCACAGCGCCGGCACTTATCGGACCGGTGACGGCCGTGGCGGTGGCGGACGCGGTCAGCAGCGATTCGCTCCGCTCAACAGCTGGCCGGACAATGTCAGTCTCGACAAGGCGCGCCGCCTTCTGTGGCCGATCAAGCAGAAGTATGGCCGCAAAATTTCGTGGGCCGACCTGATGATCCTCGCCGGCAACGTCGCGCTCGAAACGATGGGCTTCAAGACCTTCGGTTTCGCCGGTGGCCGGGCCGATACCTGGGAGCCGGATCAGGACGTTTACTGGGGTCGTGAAACGACCTGGCTCGGTGGGGACGAGCGCTACGCCACGGGCTCCGAGGGTGCCACAGGCGAGGGTGTCGTGGTCTCGGACGACGATGCCGATGGCGACGTTCACAGCCGCAACCTCGAGAACCCGCTCGCCGCGGTTCAGATGGGTCTGATCTACGTCAACCCCGAGGGTCCCGACGGCAATCCGGATCCGATGAAGTCGGCCTTCGACATCCGCGATACTTTCGGCCGGATGGCGATGAACGACGAGGAAACGGTCGCGTTGATCGCGGGTGGACACACCTTCGGCAAGACGCACGGCGCCGGCCCGGCGGACAACGTCGGTCCTGACGCGGAGGCTGCTCCGATCGAGGAGCAGGGCTTCGGCTGGAAGAGCAGCTACGGTTCCGGCAAGGGCGGTGACACGATCACCAGCGGCCTCGAGGTGACGTGGACGCAGACGCCGACGAAGTGGAGCAACCTCTACTTCGAGAACCTCTTCAAGTACGAGTGGGAACTGACCAAGAGCCCGGCTGGTGCGCACCAGTGGGTCGCCAAGGACGCCGAGGAGACCGTTCCCGACGCCCACGATTCGGCGAAGAAGCACCGTCCGACGATGCTCACCAGCGACATCGCGCTGCGCACCGATCCCGAGTATGAGAAGATCTCGCGCCGCTTCCTTGAGAATCCGGACGAGTTCGCCGACGCCTTCGCCCGCGCGTGGTTCAAGCTGACCCACCGCGACATGGGGCCGAAGAGCCGCTACATCGGACCGGAGGTTCCGAGCGAGGACCTCATCTGGCAGGATCCGATTCCGGCCGTCGAACATCCGCTCGTCGACGATTCGGACGTCGCCGCGCTCAAGGGCAAGATCCTCGATTCCGGCCTGTCGGTCTCGCAGCTCGTTTCCACCGCCTGGGCTTCCGCCTCGACCTTCCGGGGTTCGGACAAGCGCGGAGGTGCCAACGGTGCCCGGATCCGTCTGGCTCCGCAGAAGGACTGGGAAGTCAACCAGCCGTCGCAACTCGCCCATGTGCTCGAAGTGCTCGAGGCCATCCAAAGCGAGTTCAATGGCGCGCAGTCGGATGGGAAAAAGGTCTCGATCGCAGATCTGATCGTGCTCGCCGGCTGTGCGGGTGTCGAGAAGGCCGCCAAGGATGCCGGCCACGACGTGACGGTTCCGTTCACGCCCGGCCGCACCGACGCATCGCAGGAGCAGACCGACGTCGAGTCCTTCGAAGTGCTCGAACCGTATGCCGACGGCTTCCGCAATTACCTCAAGGCCGCCTACACGGTGCCGGCTGAGGCGTTGCTGATCGACAAGGCGCAGCTGCTGACGCTGACCCCGACTGAGCTGACCGTCCTGATCGGCGGCATGCGTGTGCTCGGGACGAACTTCGGCGGCGAGAAATACGGTGTCCTCACCGAGCGCCCGGGATCGCTGACCAACGACTTCTTCGTCAACCTGCTCGACATGGCGACCGAGTGGAAGTCGGTGTCGCCGTGTGGCAATGCGTTTGCCGGTGTCGACCGGAAGTCCGGCCAGCCGAAGTGGAGCGCGACCCGTGTCGACCTGATCTTCGGTTCGAACTCGATCCTTCGCGCGCAGGCCGAGGTCTACGCCTGCTCCGACAGCGAGTCGAAGTTCGTCGAGGACTTCGTCGCCGCGTGGGACAAGGTCATGAACCTCGACCGGTTCGAGTTGAAGGGCTGA
- a CDS encoding RDD family protein has protein sequence MEETRTRIDTLQAIELAEGVEVRLRIAGPLLRGGALALDLVIQWAFLLVVAFILMISGMIVGWETSGGLISLLWFFVWWWYPVFFEAGKWGATPGKKILGLRVVQTSGGPITMGQSILRNFLRYADGMPFLGMGIMGVPTFGFALATCVATRRFQRLGDLAAGTVVIYDKTPPEPVVPSPPPIEAATPAVALRPEEVLALSAFRDRAGLWSEGRREEIADHASELSGSDGPAGVSRIMAMAHWLQERR, from the coding sequence ATGGAGGAAACGAGAACCCGAATCGACACCCTGCAGGCCATTGAGTTGGCGGAAGGGGTGGAGGTCCGTCTCCGGATTGCCGGTCCGCTGCTGAGGGGCGGTGCGCTTGCTCTGGATCTGGTGATCCAGTGGGCCTTCCTGCTGGTGGTCGCCTTCATCCTGATGATTTCCGGCATGATCGTCGGGTGGGAGACGTCGGGCGGTCTGATCAGCCTGCTCTGGTTCTTCGTGTGGTGGTGGTATCCGGTGTTCTTCGAAGCAGGGAAATGGGGAGCGACCCCCGGAAAGAAGATCCTCGGTTTGCGGGTCGTGCAGACTTCCGGCGGGCCGATCACGATGGGCCAGTCGATCCTGCGGAACTTTCTCCGCTATGCCGACGGCATGCCGTTTCTCGGCATGGGAATCATGGGAGTGCCGACCTTCGGCTTCGCGCTCGCGACGTGTGTCGCGACGCGCCGCTTCCAGCGTCTGGGCGATCTCGCTGCGGGAACGGTGGTGATTTACGACAAGACGCCGCCGGAGCCGGTGGTGCCCTCGCCGCCGCCGATCGAGGCGGCGACTCCGGCGGTCGCGCTGCGGCCCGAGGAGGTGCTCGCGCTCTCGGCGTTCCGCGATCGTGCCGGGCTCTGGTCGGAAGGGCGGCGGGAGGAAATCGCGGACCATGCGAGCGAACTGAGCGGCAGCGACGGACCGGCCGGGGTGTCGCGCATCATGGCGATGGCACACTGGCTGCAGGAGCGGAGATAG
- a CDS encoding stage II sporulation protein M, which translates to MKEGNFETRRREAWDDFERLVTSVEKSKPAQGVEELPRRFREMCSDLALANHRMYRGQLVGRLNELVIRGYKLLYRTRRRGTESFVRFIVSDFPAAVRRDWRLFWLCNAMFWLPFFGMMAMPWINIDWVQSILGPHGMAQMEAMYGGEEEQLSYLRSEFGSNFMMFGHYIQNNVSIDFRIFAGGIVACLGTIFFLVYNGLAIGAAAGYVTYACNPKSFWTFVAGHSSFELLGMVVAGMAGMKLGLAVLRPGRMTRAKAIGVSAKKALPLILGAGGMTVLAACVEGFWSAQPLPAHVKYTVGIIFWVLHAAYFLLLGRRSREA; encoded by the coding sequence ATGAAGGAGGGCAACTTCGAGACGAGGCGTCGCGAGGCGTGGGACGACTTCGAACGGCTGGTCACCAGCGTCGAGAAGTCGAAGCCGGCCCAGGGCGTCGAGGAGCTTCCGCGGCGTTTCCGCGAGATGTGCTCGGACCTCGCGCTGGCCAACCACCGGATGTACCGCGGCCAGCTGGTCGGGCGCCTGAACGAGCTGGTGATTCGTGGCTACAAGCTGCTCTACCGGACCCGGCGCCGTGGTACGGAGTCCTTCGTACGTTTCATCGTCTCCGATTTTCCCGCGGCGGTCCGCCGTGACTGGCGGCTGTTCTGGCTTTGCAACGCGATGTTCTGGCTGCCGTTCTTCGGCATGATGGCGATGCCCTGGATCAACATCGACTGGGTGCAGTCGATCCTCGGTCCCCACGGCATGGCGCAGATGGAGGCGATGTATGGCGGGGAGGAGGAACAGCTGAGCTACCTGCGCTCCGAGTTCGGCTCGAACTTCATGATGTTCGGCCACTACATCCAGAACAACGTGAGCATCGACTTCCGGATCTTCGCCGGAGGGATCGTCGCCTGTCTCGGCACCATCTTTTTCCTGGTTTACAACGGCCTCGCGATCGGCGCGGCGGCCGGCTACGTGACCTACGCCTGCAATCCGAAGTCGTTCTGGACCTTCGTGGCCGGGCATTCGTCGTTCGAGTTGCTCGGGATGGTGGTGGCCGGAATGGCCGGGATGAAATTGGGACTGGCGGTTCTCAGACCCGGTCGCATGACCCGAGCGAAGGCCATCGGGGTGTCGGCCAAAAAGGCGTTGCCACTCATCCTCGGTGCGGGTGGCATGACCGTGCTGGCGGCATGCGTCGAGGGCTTCTGGTCGGCGCAACCGCTCCCGGCGCACGTGAAATACACGGTCGGCATCATTTTCTGGGTTCTGCACGCCGCTTATTTCCTGCTCTTGGGAAGGAGGTCGCGTGAAGCTTGA
- a CDS encoding DUF4350 domain-containing protein, protein MIRLLAGILALLLVACDYVETTREVGHKGKARVNPYLAAERMLEELGYENLDKPGWPDLEDAELGLVVVPASVLSAEGYVRALEEWVEWGGHAVILLEHGEAYLNDWGDVSWRDLWVEAEQSEALDDWFERVGLSIESETDPSGAAKTAEAVQVDGYGYEVWIEGKSGLSQGGKPVGPIYSEEFGDGRLTVMTDARPFRNRYIGDYDHAELLYDLAELAPYGYGFCFVRNASLSFWKLLWDRGWPAVSALLLLVGFWLWKNLPRFGPLDSLESGGTLRAYDHHLEALGDFHWRLDRGQGLLRPLRESLLERGHRLALASGQREADVFQLMADRAGISRERAERAMTFERARDTGSFTRLVADLQALHLSIP, encoded by the coding sequence GTGATCAGGCTCCTAGCGGGTATTCTCGCGCTTCTGCTGGTCGCCTGCGACTATGTGGAGACAACCCGCGAGGTCGGTCACAAGGGCAAGGCCCGGGTGAATCCGTATCTCGCGGCGGAGCGGATGTTGGAGGAACTGGGTTACGAGAACCTCGACAAGCCCGGCTGGCCGGATCTTGAGGATGCGGAGTTGGGACTCGTAGTTGTGCCGGCATCGGTGCTCAGCGCCGAGGGATATGTTCGCGCCCTTGAAGAGTGGGTGGAGTGGGGCGGACACGCCGTGATTCTTCTCGAGCACGGGGAGGCTTATCTGAATGACTGGGGAGACGTTTCGTGGCGGGATCTCTGGGTCGAGGCCGAGCAGTCCGAAGCCCTCGATGACTGGTTCGAGCGGGTCGGCCTGAGCATTGAGTCGGAGACCGATCCGTCCGGCGCGGCGAAGACCGCAGAGGCCGTGCAGGTGGATGGTTACGGCTACGAGGTCTGGATCGAAGGTAAGTCGGGGCTGTCCCAGGGAGGCAAGCCGGTCGGCCCGATTTACTCGGAGGAGTTCGGAGATGGGCGCCTGACTGTGATGACCGACGCGCGTCCGTTCCGGAACCGCTACATCGGCGATTACGATCATGCCGAGTTGCTCTATGATCTGGCTGAACTCGCACCCTACGGCTACGGCTTCTGTTTTGTCAGGAACGCGTCGTTGTCATTCTGGAAACTGCTCTGGGACCGTGGTTGGCCGGCGGTGAGCGCGCTGCTCCTGCTGGTCGGCTTCTGGCTATGGAAAAATCTTCCCCGTTTCGGTCCGCTGGATTCGCTGGAGTCCGGCGGCACGCTGCGGGCCTACGATCATCACCTTGAAGCGCTGGGTGACTTCCACTGGCGACTGGATCGCGGGCAGGGATTGTTGCGTCCGCTGCGCGAGTCGTTGCTGGAGCGGGGTCACCGGCTCGCCTTGGCATCCGGACAGCGCGAGGCGGATGTCTTCCAGCTCATGGCCGACCGGGCCGGTATTTCCCGCGAACGCGCCGAACGCGCCATGACCTTCGAACGAGCCCGCGACACAGGCAGCTTCACCCGCCTGGTCGCCGACCTCCAGGCACTCCATCTATCGATTCCATGA
- a CDS encoding MoxR family ATPase codes for MNEEDPIQPEPVTPPAEPVTPQELPAAPPVQPALSEAARIANAMREQIGRSVLGQTEVISQVLAGFLAGGHVLLEGKPGLGKTQLVLAMARSFGGAFGRIQFTPDLMPSDVTGFRLFDMKSQTFQLRQGPVFTNLLLADEINRAPAKTQSALLEVMQERQVTIDGESMSLSPPFMTLATQNPIEHEGTYPLPEAQLDRFLMKVLLDYPESGSESEIVTRSAAEVPGQSSVALVETVASPEDIVRAQAETAAVTVVKEVVDYAVAIVQVTRESKAVALGAGTRGAIALVRIGKAIAVLHGRNFVTPDDIKAASLPVLRHRVQLAPEVAIGGQNIDDILRTLVESVPAPRQ; via the coding sequence ATGAACGAAGAAGATCCGATCCAACCCGAACCCGTCACCCCGCCGGCGGAACCCGTGACGCCGCAGGAACTCCCTGCCGCTCCTCCCGTGCAGCCCGCGCTTTCCGAAGCGGCGAGGATTGCCAATGCGATGCGCGAGCAGATCGGCCGCTCGGTGCTTGGTCAGACCGAAGTGATCAGCCAGGTGCTCGCCGGCTTTCTCGCGGGAGGCCATGTACTCCTTGAGGGTAAACCCGGACTGGGCAAGACCCAGCTTGTGCTGGCGATGGCGCGCAGCTTCGGAGGGGCGTTCGGACGGATCCAGTTCACTCCGGATCTCATGCCTTCCGACGTCACCGGTTTTCGACTGTTCGATATGAAGAGCCAGACGTTCCAGCTCAGGCAAGGGCCGGTCTTCACCAATCTCCTGCTTGCGGACGAGATCAACCGCGCTCCGGCAAAGACCCAGTCCGCGCTGCTTGAGGTGATGCAGGAACGTCAGGTGACGATTGACGGTGAGTCGATGTCCCTCAGCCCGCCTTTCATGACTCTGGCGACACAAAACCCGATCGAACACGAAGGCACCTATCCGCTGCCCGAGGCGCAGCTTGACCGGTTCCTGATGAAAGTGCTGCTGGACTATCCCGAGTCCGGCTCGGAGTCGGAAATCGTGACGCGTTCCGCTGCCGAAGTGCCCGGGCAGTCATCGGTGGCTTTGGTCGAAACCGTGGCGTCCCCGGAAGACATCGTCCGGGCACAGGCCGAGACAGCGGCGGTCACGGTGGTGAAAGAAGTGGTCGATTACGCGGTGGCGATTGTTCAAGTGACGCGTGAGTCGAAGGCGGTGGCACTCGGCGCGGGAACGCGTGGCGCGATCGCGCTGGTTCGGATCGGCAAGGCGATCGCCGTGTTGCACGGCCGGAATTTCGTGACCCCCGACGACATCAAGGCGGCGTCGCTTCCGGTGCTGCGGCACCGTGTCCAGCTGGCCCCCGAGGTCGCGATCGGCGGCCAGAACATCGACGATATCCTGCGGACCTTGGTCGAGTCGGTCCCCGCTCCCCGTCAGTGA
- a CDS encoding DUF58 domain-containing protein, with protein sequence MTPTRRVLYLVFTWTLVGVGVSIWPDWQIAWWVVAGVLLLILGLDALMLGLSRMPVARREVPDRFALGEAGEVRIQLSNPGSSSIDVEVFDGIPEGAEAEAMPWRGRIRGREEAKIYHPVRLLERGVTSFREGHLRVRSILGLWWRKKAIFGDESVKVFPDYEPVVKFALLAMQARQEQMGIVRRSVAGSSRDFHQLREYREGDPLAQIDWKATSRRLSLISREFQEQRNQTIIFLTDTGRRMRAIDGELPQFDHCLNSMLLLSYVALRQGDQVGVQSFGGTDRWLPPVKGQHSMATLLNHLFDYQTTPEPSDFSMAAERLQARQRRRALVVVMTNLRGEDASEILPALRILASRHLVMLASLRERTIEDARRKPVEIFNEALKFSAAEQYDAERAEVLANLRGYGVLTLDVPAQELPVALANRYLDIKAAGRL encoded by the coding sequence GTGACACCGACGCGCCGAGTCCTGTATCTCGTCTTCACCTGGACACTTGTCGGGGTGGGGGTGTCGATTTGGCCCGACTGGCAGATCGCCTGGTGGGTCGTCGCGGGTGTGTTGTTGCTGATTCTGGGCTTGGATGCCCTGATGCTCGGTCTTTCCCGCATGCCGGTCGCCCGCAGGGAGGTGCCTGACCGGTTCGCTTTGGGCGAGGCGGGAGAGGTGAGGATCCAACTTTCGAATCCGGGATCGTCGTCGATCGATGTCGAGGTGTTCGACGGAATTCCTGAGGGCGCCGAAGCTGAGGCAATGCCTTGGCGCGGCAGAATCCGCGGGCGCGAGGAGGCGAAGATCTATCATCCGGTCCGGCTGCTGGAGCGTGGAGTGACAAGCTTCCGTGAGGGGCATCTAAGGGTGCGTTCGATCCTGGGACTCTGGTGGAGGAAGAAGGCGATCTTCGGCGATGAATCGGTAAAGGTATTCCCCGACTATGAACCGGTGGTGAAGTTCGCGCTTCTCGCGATGCAGGCACGCCAAGAGCAGATGGGCATCGTCAGGCGTTCCGTCGCCGGCAGCAGCCGGGACTTCCATCAGTTACGCGAGTACCGGGAAGGGGATCCGCTCGCACAGATCGATTGGAAAGCGACCTCGCGCCGGCTTTCCCTGATCAGCCGGGAGTTCCAGGAACAACGCAACCAGACGATCATCTTCCTGACGGATACGGGCCGCAGGATGCGGGCGATCGACGGCGAGTTGCCTCAGTTCGACCACTGCCTGAACTCGATGCTGCTTCTGTCCTATGTCGCGCTCAGGCAGGGGGACCAGGTGGGTGTCCAGTCATTCGGAGGAACGGACCGTTGGCTGCCGCCGGTAAAGGGGCAGCACTCGATGGCCACCTTGCTCAACCATCTGTTCGATTACCAAACCACGCCGGAGCCGAGTGACTTCTCCATGGCCGCGGAGCGGCTGCAGGCGCGGCAACGCCGTCGGGCTCTGGTGGTGGTCATGACCAATCTCCGAGGTGAGGACGCTTCGGAAATTCTCCCGGCGCTGCGTATCCTCGCGAGCCGGCATCTGGTGATGCTTGCGAGTCTTCGCGAGCGGACGATCGAGGATGCACGACGGAAGCCGGTGGAGATCTTCAATGAGGCCCTCAAGTTTTCCGCGGCCGAGCAGTATGACGCCGAGCGTGCGGAGGTGCTGGCAAATCTGCGTGGCTACGGAGTCCTGACTCTGGATGTTCCCGCTCAGGAACTCCCGGTTGCCTTGGCCAACCGCTATCTCGACATCAAGGCGGCAGGCCGATTGTAA
- a CDS encoding response regulator transcription factor, which yields MSNEPTPPTRIWILEDHSQFAKQLSRLIDSEDDLECEKAFSHPNELLAEIEFGSKLPDLMLFDLGLPGKDGLQVLLEVRAKAPEQKIVILTSFDDRERVYRAICNGASGYLLKTADPDDIVSGIRDVMGGAAPLSGAIASMILDGFAKLGPVEETEPLTKREEEVLRHMVKGHIKKEIADLLDISLHTVDMHLRSVYRKLHVQTQTEAVSKAIRKGLI from the coding sequence ATGAGCAACGAACCGACTCCTCCGACCCGGATCTGGATCCTGGAAGACCACTCGCAGTTCGCGAAGCAACTCAGTCGACTCATCGACAGCGAGGACGATCTTGAGTGCGAGAAGGCCTTCAGCCATCCGAACGAGCTCCTCGCCGAGATCGAATTCGGCTCGAAGTTGCCCGATCTCATGCTTTTCGATCTCGGCCTGCCGGGCAAAGACGGTCTGCAAGTGCTCCTCGAGGTTCGCGCCAAGGCTCCGGAACAGAAGATCGTCATCCTCACCTCTTTTGATGACCGCGAACGGGTTTACCGGGCGATCTGCAACGGCGCGTCGGGCTACCTCCTGAAGACCGCGGATCCGGACGACATCGTCAGCGGAATCCGCGATGTGATGGGCGGCGCCGCCCCTCTCAGCGGCGCGATCGCCAGCATGATTCTCGATGGCTTCGCCAAGCTCGGCCCGGTGGAAGAAACCGAACCGCTGACCAAACGCGAGGAGGAAGTCCTCCGACACATGGTCAAGGGCCACATTAAAAAGGAGATCGCCGACCTGCTCGACATCTCGCTTCACACGGTCGACATGCATCTTCGCAGCGTTTATCGGAAGCTGCACGTCCAGACCCAGACCGAGGCTGTATCAAAGGCCATCCGGAAGGGACTGATCTGA